In Scophthalmus maximus strain ysfricsl-2021 chromosome 5, ASM2237912v1, whole genome shotgun sequence, the sequence TTGTGGctgaattatattttcattttcatccggCCAAGTACGAAACCTCTTCTTCGACATTGTTCCATTTACAAAGCTCAGCCCTGCAGCAGGCAGAAAGTCTGCAAATGAGGAAACGGCTCAGCAGAAGGCCAGGATTTTAAAGAGATAAACATTTATTGTGTAATCACCATATGATAACTTAGTTTTATGCAAAATATTATTCTACAAAGTACCTGATAACTATagctgtcaaataaacacaaaggggCCGGAGTATAAAGTGGAAACTAGAGTAGGCCTACACTAATACcacaaaactgtattttaaatacttgagtaaatgttGTTAGTTAAATTCCACCGCTGCTTTTCGTCTTCATTCTTTAATACCTCATCTGTTGCTACACATGTTGTTACTTGTGCTGAGTCAGAAGCTTGAAAATAATCAACTTATGTATGGATTGGTGGCGGTTTATGTACTTAAACCTTAACCAGGTCATGCAGGGGCATGTGCGGCAGCCTCTCAGGTCTCATAACAAATATATTCAACGTGAACACCTGTGCATAAACACAACGTTGCTCCGCCAAGCATTAAACACGTGcgcgtacaaacacacacacacacacacacacacacatcgactactaaattgatcggcaactattttgacaatcgtttaattggttcaagtagttgttattaaaaagaaagtcaatattctctgattcttaaatgtgaatactttctggtttctttgctccactgtgaactaaatatctttggtgtgtggacgaaacgatacatcatgttggggtttggggaaacaccatcaacatttttcaccatgtaatgacattttatggaccgaacaactgatcaattaatctgagaaaataatcgacagataatgaaaataatcgttagtttcAGCCCTGtgcattatattacattaaattcatttagctgacgcttttgtccaaagcgacttacaataagtgcattcatcCATGAACATGTTActccaaaaagtgcaagaatcttgagagaacatgaacatttatcaaacaggccaAAACAGCTAcaagtggttttttttgctgttgtgatgATTCAAGGACtgaggtgcagtctgaacatgTGTAATGTATATgcagccaagaaaaaaaacatcttgccACATATCTGTGCGTGTGATTCCCTTGATGACATTTAAGCTTCTTAAGTTTATTGccaatgaataattaaaaaacgaCACATACTGGCGCCCCCCCATGAATGAATCCGAGTATTACAGATGCTTGTGAGGATCTGCCGTGTGTGGGCTCCTCGGACTGACACCTGATACACATTACAAACATTTCTGTGGATAGTTCTCTCGGGGTTGTATGATTATTTCCGAGAATGTGCAGTCTCATAACCCGGTGTTCTGCACTGCGTTCTTATAACGTCTGCAGAATATGCAGCCCCTCAGCCAATCCCCCCGCAGCGAAGGTAACAAGTAAAAgttttgaagggggggggggggggagaatgtGGCCAATCAtttttcatgtattcatttcattCCAAAGTCATCCTAAAGAGCCATATGCCGTCAATGTTATCCCACTTGTCTGCACATCGCCCCGGCACATTTGCGCTCCTGGTTGAAAAGGCAGAACGGGATCGAGTCAGCTCATCAGGAGACCACAAGCCATTCGGGGGTGTGACTACAGTTACTGGGGTCTATATATATTGAGATGTTTTAGCCGGTGGCTTTATGTGAATGAGAGAGAAGCTGCCCCGGAGTACAGTCGCCGCAGTGGATCAGTGCgctcccccccttcccccccccccctcgccctccCGCCCGCCGGCCCCCGGTGCTCGGACACCGTAGACGCTCCCGAGACGCCACCATGGATTCACGCTTCCGCGCGCTCTGCGTGACGTTCGTCCTCGCCTCGTTCGCGCGCAGGTCAGGTGCGGTCGGGCCGGTGGTCAGGTGCGAGCCGTGCGACGCCGGAGCGCGGCTCCTGTGCAAGCCGCTGCCCGAGGACTGCGCCGAGAGGGTCCGCGAGCCGGGCTGCGGCTGCTGCGTGACCTGCGCGCTCAGCCGCGGCCAGCCGTGCGGCGTGTACACCGGGCGATGCGGCTCCGGGACGACTTGTCGGCATCGGCCCGGCGAGACGAAGCCCCTGCAGGCTCTGCTGGAGGGACGGGGGGTCTGTGCAAACGCCACCAACAGGAGACAAAGCGCCGGCCCGACACCTGCGGTCAATGAACTACCAGGTAAAAGCCCGTGCAGGGCACCTTCCCTCCCGCGTGCGTCCCGCGCGCACTTTTGGACAAACTCATCGACTGCGCTGTGTATTTGACGGACGGAGGGAGGTCGGTCGTCCTAACGTACAGTAGCCTACAGCTACTTGTTGGACATGCATGAGTAATAACTGTACAGACTTAAATCTGCAAGCTTTGAAACGGAGGGGGGCAGTTGATTTTGCACGCATTGACAATATTATTCAGTTGTTGCTCTATGAATGTTCTTCATTTGTGGACAGGTTGAAACACACCCAAGAAAGATTTGTGATACCTATAGTGataggctttaaaaaaaaaagaaggatgtaTTTGAGAAAAGTGTGTGGACCTGAACCTCTCTTTATTGATTAGCAAAGGCTGAATGTGAATTTTTCATGTTGGGATGATTTTGAATTCCACCCCGATACAACTATTTAGCTTGTGCCCTCAAAAAGGATCTAaactgataaaaacacattggGAATGTGATAGTTCTCATGTTACCCATTTCATGTCCAAACTGAAAGATGTTTATCATTTAGACATCAAcgcttctgaaaaaaaaggaataatatgGAATATAGCttcatcttaaaaaaatgtCGGAAAGATCTCTTTACTAAAGTGGAAGATTGTATATCCTTTTGCGAATGAACACATGCTGTTCCTCAAACTCCAGCAGAGAATACTGACACTACTCCGGATGAGGAGAGGAATTCCACCAGCCCGGGCCTTCAGGTCTTGTACAGCACCCACAGACCCATGGGACCCCCGAGACCACCGCTTCACCCATTCTACCCCTCTGCCAAGTCGGACCTCCTGAGGCaggagcagcagaagcggaCCCAGAGCTTTAAAATGGAGGAGCTCCCAGGACCACTCATCACAGACCAACAAAACTTCTCTCTGGAGACCAAACAGGAGCCTGAGTATGTAAGTACCACaaccaatattttttctctcttcagagCACACGGGAGgaatgtttttctcctcttcctctgtgttttggtgttttttttcttctccgctGCGGGTGAAGAAATGTTTGGGGTAGCGGTGGTGACGGTTGGCAGGCACCGTGAGCAGCAGAATGGCATGACAGCGAGCGGGTACGATGGCCCTGCGGCTGACCTGGGTCAAGCGGTTGTTTGGCCACAAGGCGTCCGCGTGCCGGGTGCAGCGAGAGCCAGCGAGTGATGGATTGGCCCGTGCAAGTGCCTTTTGGGAAGCCCTGCTGCTATTTTGATCTCCTCTTTGGACAGAGAAGTGAGCACACAATAGTAATAGGTTTTGACCGGCTGCTTCGATTAGTGACTGGAGCACTTGGACCTGAGGACAAGCCTTTTGGCTCCCTCTTTGAGCTCTTTGAACTCACTTTATCCCCCATCCTTTGTGTAAAGTGCAAGAGTTTCTAAGCAGCTTTGGCGATATGTTAAGCCCCTACAAATCGGTCAGATTAATTCATCTCTCATCCGTCACCTCTTTCATATTCCAGCCACCATTGTTTTAAGTATTACAGCAGAGCAACGTGTGATGCAGTGGCACCCTGCATTTACAAAACCATTACATTTGTGCTgctgaaggaagaaaaactgtGCTAATGGTCTCAGctgcatttgtatttgtacagGTGAATGTTTATTTCCATGGAAATAAATGACCAAGTGTTGGGGAGAGTGCAGTAACTTCTCATGTGTTCCCTCGTCCGTAGGGTCCCTGTCGGAGAGAGATTGAGAGCATTCTCAGCAGCCTCAAGATTACAGACATACTCAACCCCAGAGGTTTCCGCATACCAAACTGTGACAAGAAGGGCTTCTATAAGAAAAAGCAGGTAAAAGAGCGCATCCTAAGGACCATCATTTGATTCTGGCAACGGAATAATTAATCACGTGTGCATGTCAGGATCGTTTGAAGACCTACTTTACTGCTTTACTACTCTTAAAAGCTGCAAAAAATGCAGTGATTCAATGCTGGAGTCGAGTGACTCAAGCTTTAGTTCTCCTGCAGCCCAATTACAGATTTGTTGCTGTCCTCCTGCATTCATTGGTAGCTATTAGAGCCTCATCATTGCACCGCCACACCAGTGAGGTAGACCCTAGCCACTGACTCTGGAGACAGGAACCACAGGGGCCAAACCCCAGCGGCGTTGACGGCTGGGACGATGGCCGTTCTAACGGGAACCCTCCCAGGGAGACAGACGTCAAGGTGGCCGCCGGCACCCGATGCGCTCGCCCCATAATTGCTAGACTTTTTGAGAAGCAGGCACAGAAATAGACCTGCAGCCATCCCCACACTCACATGGTTCACCCACGATCGGGTTGTAATAAATGAGTGGTTCTGACGCATTCATATGGAGGGACTTAGGGCTCCCACGCCAGTGCATCACAGAGGCAGCTTTTCTTATTACACGGCAGTACCTCCTGCCTTAATGGAAGTTTTCTCTTTGACCTGCAATCATCTCATAACTGGCCTCACGATGCTGGGctcattgtctttgtttatgTAGAATTGACCCAGTGTACCGTGCAGGCGCTGAAGGAGTGGTAGACATTTCACGTTGGTCAGTTTAATTTGGACGTTTGCAAGATTTTACGCAAAAGATCTGTTAATACAGCTCCTAATAGTAAAATATTtagtgacagaaagaaaaaaaccccagggCAGATTTCATGCTTGAAGCAGAACCACTTCATTTAAGTGAATTGTGCTTTTTGATTATATTAGTTTTCCTACCGTAcaaattgtgacattttgatGTACTCTTTGTACATTATGTACAACTTTTAAGCAACAGTGGTGTTATAGCAAGAGAATCCTGCTTTGACTCCGATCAGATTCTTGATCAAATCCTGCGGAAATATCGCACTAAATCACGACATCTTCCCTCTGGATCAGCTCGGACTCCTcgctggagcagcagcacagttgCTTTTGCCCTTGAAATGAATGGCTGCATGTTTTACTAGAGTGGAGGTTGACCTTTAGTAAAATTGGCAGTAAAATAACAGCCCTTGGGTAGCTCCACAGACTCTGTAAGTCATTTGTAGTACCCATAATTTGGAGCTGTGGGGTATAATCAGCAACAGATGATTCGTACTGGCCACCAGCTTCTGAAAATAGATCTCGGTTCTCAGTTGTTCACAAACGGGACTAAGCAAATATTTTACCAGGTTTCTGTTTACCTTAAAGGtctctatatgtgtgtgtaacaggaGGTAGACCATAAAAGCAGCTCAAAATACCACAGCGTGCTGCATAGCCAAGGCTGTGTCGACTCAGCACAATCTGACCATTAATGCCTCTTAACTATTGCTGTTCTACTTCATTGAGTTAAGTGGCTTGTTAGCCATAATGCTGCATATTCAACTGGATTTACACATTTAGCAGATCCCCCcacccctttcttttttttttcctcttccctcctttcacCTTGTCCCTTCCTTCGCTTCCAGTGCCGTTCATCCAAAGGCAGAAAGCGCGGCTtctgttggtgtgttgacaAATACGGGCAGCCGTTGCCAGGTTTTGATGGGAAGGAGCGGGGAGACACCCAGCACTACAACTCCGAGAGCCAATAGGAGCAGAGCagaacggagggagggagggtgggagtgAGCGCAAGAAGAATTGTAAACAAATGGAGACACTGAGGATATTGGGAGAGGGGTCAAGAGATGGCTCGACCGATATCTGGATGATTGCTATTTCTATCTGTTGCCTGTGGGACCTTTTTCTGAGGCAGTGGCAACgggaaacagaggaagagtaccaggaggaagaaaaaaaaacgtttctgCCGCAGATGGATACTTTATAagctgtttgtctctgacacAACCTGGACGGCTTCTGAGAAGAGGACACACTTAGAGAATCGATCTCAGAGGCCCGATTCTGATTATAGGACCCAGAGATATTTGTACTCGTCACAGACATCGACGAGAGAGCTCTTTATTTACGCACAATTAAGGGGCATTGCACATTTGTACATGCTTGTGATATGTagtcaaaatgtgtgtgcttgtgatttCTCATGACAACCTTAAAATGTACCTTTCTCAGAGTAAGCATGCAGTGCCTTACTATGAATTCCTGCTTCCTTCCCCTTGTGGAGCTGGATTGGACTCCAGCTCCGACACAGTGCATAtgaagttggttttttttcatgctggaTCTCAGGCCAGAGAAAGAAAGTGGGaaattttctgttttctgcaccctggtttgttattgtttctgaTGTCACTTTGCATAAGCTGATTTTTCGGGGATTTTTTTAGGCCACAAACCGTTATCTCCCCTTTGGTTtgagtaaatatgttttttgcaTGTTCAATGCAACCCTCAAAAGTCTATTTTTACTTAATAAAGGCAGCATAAAATGATCTAGGTGTTGCATTGCATTCAAATTTTTTAGAACATTTGGGGgaagaaatacattaaaatgtgaGCCAATTATGATAAAACAATATCATATTTATTTGGATGCACATTCAAAGGACAGGAAGACTATATGCATTGTTTTAACAAAACCAATAATAGAATAGCAGCATTCCTGGCAAACAGCATTAACAAATAATGTGGTCCACTATACATGACCTTGACGGCAAACAAAAGCATAAAcacgtgaataataataaatactcaAATAGAGGCAAAACTCTGCCCCCctcccaacaaaaaaaatgaccctTGATGACCACAGTGACCCTCTAGACAAATAAAAAGGTGAGAAATTTGTAGCTGAGTAGAAAAATTCAGCATTAAACCTACTAAACCCATGGACCTGCAGAGACGAGTCGAGGTAGACAAATGCAGAGGAATCCATCCCAAACCTCGGGGTGGTTTGGACGAACCCTGATATGTTTGTGCTTGACCGCTGTCCACATAATTGCGGCACTTAAGTATTTCCCCCAATACCCATTGAGGAAACGCCAAAGGAGATACATTCAGACAATGTCAACATGTTGAATGAATGAGCGGCTGTATGGTTTCGTGCCACGCACAGCCCCagttttgaatgaatgaaggaaaaaaagaaagaaaatacccTGATCCTGAAGACTCTGAAATGGGCTTGGCATAGCTGCGGACCTGTGGTTTTGAGCAATGGAGTTATTTAGTCCGAAACACAAATGTATACAGTGTTGCCCTAtttacaattgaaaaaaataaaataaaaataggcaAACatataaaaatctaaaaatgacaaatggttGATACAAGGAAGAATATACAAGTAAGGAATAAATAAGTCTCGATGCATACatgatgtaaataaaatgagtaaatgtgtttttgtcaaagaaaGTCAGTTCACCAGGTGGTTGCATGTCGATAATACATTCTTGCTTCTATCtgtatgtgtttgcacatgcatCTGGGTGAGTGTGCTCTTGATTAAAACGTCAATCCCTCAGTGTGTGACTTCCTGATGACACTCGGAGTCACCGGGCAGGTCACTCGATCCCGGGATCTTCTTCCCATTCCAGGAAGAGACGCACCAGCAGCGAGCGGGCGGCCCGACCAGAGATGACTCGCACtgagaggagaagcagaggtggGAAACCACATGAATAAATCACCCCAGAAGCGTCAGACACATGGAGTGAATTTTGATTTTGTGAAATCCTCAAATTCCCACCTGCTTGGCCTTGTAGAAGCCGTACTTGTCACAGTTGGGGAGGTAGAAAGTTGTGAACTTCTCTCCTAGTTGCTGCTGAGAGCTGGCTATCATGTCCAGTGCTGTGTGGAGTTCAACGTGACAGGGTCCCTGTGAAAAGAAGAATGATGAGGTTTAATTAGTAATAAATAGTTTCTCTGGAGCTGCAGTCCCTCAAAATCAATTGCTCCCTCTTGTGGAAGGAAGGTATATTTCTTTGAATCATCTTCATGGGtccatattttttcccctcacctgTTGTACCAGTTTGTTGCGGATGGCGTTGACCTTGGCCTTGATGCTCTCGTGGCCCTCAGCGGGGTCTTGGTGGTCCAAGGGAAGGTTGAGACCCAACAGGTAGTGCAGGGAGCCATGGTCAGGGACTCCTTCAGTTTCctctgtaaaagtaaaataagatGCTTGAAATGCATCCTGATTTTCTGAGGTTTCCACACATTATAATATCAACAATGAAGACAAATCTAAATCTTGAAAAACTTTAGATTACCGTGGCCCAAGTCTTCGGTGCAGACCCCCTGTCCCCTGGTCAGAGCGTGGAGAGGTCTGACCTCGCCAGGCCTGGGAGTGCAGCGGAGACCCTCACCACAGTGGGCTGTGTAAACTCCGCAGGACGCCCCTGTCTCCAGGGCACAGGCCatgcagcagccgcagcccgGCTCCCTGAGCACCTGCCTGCAGTCTGCTGGGATGGCGGGGCAGCTGTTCAGTTTCTCCAGTGTGCAGGGGGCACAGCGGATTGGCTCTGGTCCCACCAATGGGGAAGCCCTCGCCACGGCCAAGACTGCCAGGGCCACCCCTGCCACAAATGTCAGCTTCTGATATAATCCAGGCATCTCCAGTCGTGGGATGAATATATGTTCTTCCTTCTGAACTGCTCTGTGGGACTGTAGTTTTCCTTCTGAAGTGATTGCTCCGAACAGGCTGTATTTATGTGGAGATTTGGCCTCCGGGGGAGTTAATGATTGACACAATGgccacagatttaaaatatttttttcgaCAAACCTACTTGACGTGCGTAGAGCCAGGTTCACAAGGTCTGTTGTCAATATTGACTTTGGAACATAAGGCGATTGTACATCAAAACAACCCTGTTTTTCGTACGACCGAATTACTGATCTTTGTCATTAGCTTTGAGGTTATGAAAACGTATCACATGAATACTACTTTTTCAAGAAAACTATCAATAAGGCGGTGGACTATAAATAACAAATAGAGGCTATGAGGTAATAACAGGCGATTAGAGAAACCCTGCGGCTGTGTTGTCAAACACTTAGTTTGTTGAGTAATGCGGTCTTAAACTGtgctttgacacagttttgaCACTAAAACCCTATTTGTCCCTTTAGTCTCTTTGGTGGAGGTTCCTCTTATcaggcagacagataaacaAGGTCATTTGCCTTTAACATTGCATGACCCTTACATTATGGATTGCTACGCTGGAATCACAACATGTTTGTCTGAAGAAAGACAGTAGTAACTGGTTGTTTCCTTGGTGTAGTATTTGTCATAACTATCTGTGGCAAGTGCCAAATACATTGGCACATGTTGTGATatactgcacacacaacactgctCATGGTTGTGGACTCTATATGACCCGACCCATTTATAGTTTGTAAAATCAGAGAAGTCTGGATATCTTGCTTTAACTAAATATGTAACGGGCTGAGCAACAAAGAAACAGTGCTTCAACGTATGAAAGATCATTAAAGTGATGATGATTGATCATTATTGATAATATGCTGTAATAATAAATACCCATAAACCTATAAGTACCCATAAAAATTTGAATGTGAGGAGGAATACTAACTCTTCATGCAGGGTCAGTCAAGGTCCTCGATGCTGGTGGTGAGGGTTGGGGTGTACTTACAGTACTTAAAGTATTCTAGTTGATAGGTTAAAGCCATCTTTTGATCAAAAGTACCTTGGAACTTTTAGTCCCAGGATCTTTTTCAAGGAACTCAAGGGTTCCTGCAGATCTTCGTTGAGATTAGGCAAATGAACCTGCTCACGGCCGATAGCTAAAACAAGCTGTTCCAATCCAGTCCACCAGGCGGCAGTATTTCAAATTGAGcaacaatacaacaacaatatacatcatagactgtatataaaaatgcctgaagcctgtattgtCTGGATTCACCAGCAGAGTGCGACTCCCTGGTTtgaaaaagaagtcagtttctatagaagtctatgagaaaatgactctagtTCTTTCTTAATTAATAACGTCAGTATACATCTTCCTGAGGGGTTTATGGTCTCGatcactagtttcaagttttcttcaatgcagcatgatgCATAATTATAGGCTCGTTTTCATACTATTAAGTATAAAACTTAAGTAAAGAGTAAACTTCATAACACAACTTTTACTAAAGTAAAGGATGTGGATACTTCAACCACTGGAAAAGAGTCTATatgtggaatgaaaaaaaaacttactttgACTGAAGTGGATTTTGGAAATGAGCTTTTATATGTTATGTGATTTAGCATGAGATAATTGTGAGCGCCTTTCTCCCAAATTAGTTTTGACATGCTCAActctcaaacatttaaaaacatttcccccCCTGCCGTTTAAGAAAATGAGTATTCCAATAAAGACACCATCGGACTGCCGACGTACCAAATGCTAAAGACAAGTTGCACCCAGCGAAGATCAAGCGTTCCCAGTTGCTCTGTCAAAGGTAAATACACGACtggctgtgtgtttgactgtgctCACACCATTTTACACACTTGAATCAAAGAACACCGGCTTTGGAAAGAGGTAAATGGGTTCATCGTTTTATCATGAATCCAATTTACCTCCTTTCTGATTGtaccaaatgtatttttttttattcttttgtttattctctgttaatgacaggaaaaaagggggtgggggacCAGTGACCTTCACATTGCACATTGACTGTACTCTGTGGCAGTGCCAAGCCTTAGTATGGCATGTTTTTCCCGTTTTGTGAGATGTTTGTACAACAGTacattcagggttttttttttcgcaaGGTCAAGGCCGGATGTGCCCAACATCCCCGCGTTCGGCTCGCGACGATGAGTGTTACTCAACCACCAGTGGGTGTGTTGTTGCCTCCTCGATGTTGACCATCAGCTCCACCAGCCACTGGGGAAACGGCTCCTGCTcggacaagaaaaagaaaaaacaacctgcgTGATGAACGTTGTCTTTAAGAGGTCAACTGGTCTTGTCATTGAGATGGTCACTCACAGACAGGGacgactcctctcctctcttcctctttgtcttcatcttctctaCCGACGGTTTCGGTGGTGGCCCTTTTTGCCATCTGATCTTTGCAgggaacttaaaaaaaagtggatcaCCGTGATTATTTTTCAACCGAGTCGAGTGTTGCCAATTATTTAACTTGAGTGTAAAATGGGACGGAAAATGCTCACCTTCACTGTCAGCTCCCGACCCCTGGACTGCTTCGCGCTTCCCAACTTTGGAGTTGCGGCTTCATCACTCAAATCCGCCGCGCTCGTgccccgacccgaccccgagGTGGAACGTGTTCGAAGAAGACTCCCTTGGCTGAGGGACCGAGACAGACGCCGGGGTCTCATAACCCTCAGAggaacatcctcctcctcctcctcctcctcctcgtcatcatcatcatcatcatcatcatgctcTGCCAtcatctcctccgtctcctcacCCACTTGACTTTGAAAatcccgctctcctcctcccgtcgGGCTTTCTCCTCCGGTTTCGTCATCCTCTTGCTCCGACTCTTCCTGGATGGGCTCCAGATGCGGCCACTGTTCCGTCATTTTCAAGCACGCGCAGAGTTATCACACAAAGCAAGTCCACTTAACGGTGAACGTTCCGATATTCGAACTGTGACTCAGTCAATACACAACGTAAAGTGGCTCAGAACTTCCATGTAGCCGCTGTGTTCCCTGGTTGGCGTGGAGATCCTGCAGCCTCAGGTTGTCATTAGCTGATGGTGATTGTCGTCAGGTGTGGAAGCTTCACTCCAGACAGACGACAGGTGGTGATGTTGGGGGCGGGGTTTGGGGGGCGGGGTTTGGGGGCTTGGCAATTAAAACActaaaaatgaagtgaaaaactAGGTAGCGTAACCGGACCCAATGTTCTACAATATCAAATCACTGATGTAGTTATTAACAAATTTaaagctgcttttaaaaaaatgttaatgatttattttgaaagaacaCCACCAGCAATTTAGGGAAAATCTGCGTGTTCCGTGGCTCCGGAGGTTAAGATTTTCAAACAAATGATAGAGGATATGAAGGGTATCCAGAGCTCACTTCGGGATGTCTCATTTTCTTCAATTTGAATCTGTGTCTTGAGTCCTTCGACTTATTTATTAttgggttggggttttttttttaaatctaaccCTGATGTGAATGTAATCATTGATCGACACCACGACCTAATTTACTCACCGCGGCCCCGATGACATCAGGGGGAGTGTTATTTGCGAACAATCATTTACCTTGGATTCTCTTTATTGCTCAACGTCGGCTACAGTTTGGAGTCAAGGAGATTTGTCCAGGACAGTGATAACAAGagctgagcttttttttttttttttttactactactGCTTACTGTAAAGTAAGAACTACATCAACATCACGGTGCACTGCAAGTTATTAAcaagtcatttgttttatttttattccaacgCAAAGGAATAATTCCAATACGGAACTatactgaaaatgtttcagttgcTCATTCGTTGACCTCACTGTTACACTCAGTTAACCCCACACTAACTCTACATCAGAGCTGGGAAAACAACCCCCCTGCCCAGGGTTTGTGACATGTTGACATTTATCTGGCGATGGGGCTGCGGAGCTTGGCAAAAGAAACCGGTCACT encodes:
- the LOC118310527 gene encoding insulin-like growth factor-binding protein 3 isoform X2, which encodes MDSRFRALCVTFVLASFARRSGAVGPVVRCEPCDAGARLLCKPLPEDCAERVREPGCGCCVTCALSRGQPCGVYTGRCGSGTTCRHRPGETKPLQALLEGRGVCANATNRRQSAGPTPAVNELPENTDTTPDEERNSTSPGLQVLYSTHRPMGPPRPPLHPFYPSAKSDLLRQEQQKRTQSFKMEELPGPLITDQQNFSLETKQEPEYGPCRREIESILSSLKITDILNPRGFRIPNCDKKGFYKKKQCRSSKGRKRGFCWCVDKYGQPLPGFDGKERGDTQHYNSESQ
- the LOC118310527 gene encoding insulin-like growth factor-binding protein 3 isoform X1, producing MDSRFRALCVTFVLASFARRSGAVGPVVRCEPCDAGARLLCKPLPEDCAERVREPGCGCCVTCALSRGQPCGVYTGRCGSGTTCRHRPGETKPLQALLEGRGVCANATNRRQSAGPTPAVNELPAENTDTTPDEERNSTSPGLQVLYSTHRPMGPPRPPLHPFYPSAKSDLLRQEQQKRTQSFKMEELPGPLITDQQNFSLETKQEPEYGPCRREIESILSSLKITDILNPRGFRIPNCDKKGFYKKKQCRSSKGRKRGFCWCVDKYGQPLPGFDGKERGDTQHYNSESQ
- the LOC118310529 gene encoding insulin-like growth factor-binding protein 1: MPGLYQKLTFVAGVALAVLAVARASPLVGPEPIRCAPCTLEKLNSCPAIPADCRQVLREPGCGCCMACALETGASCGVYTAHCGEGLRCTPRPGEVRPLHALTRGQGVCTEDLGHEETEGVPDHGSLHYLLGLNLPLDHQDPAEGHESIKAKVNAIRNKLVQQGPCHVELHTALDMIASSQQQLGEKFTTFYLPNCDKYGFYKAKQCESSLVGPPARCWCVSSWNGKKIPGSSDLPGDSECHQEVTH
- the LOC118310530 gene encoding nucleophosmin-like is translated as MTEQWPHLEPIQEESEQEDDETGGESPTGGGERDFQSQVGEETEEMMAEHDDDDDDDDEEEEEEEEDVPLRVMRPRRLSRSLSQGSLLRTRSTSGSGRGTSAADLSDEAATPKLGSAKQSRGRELTVKFPAKIRWQKGPPPKPSVEKMKTKRKRGEESSLSEPFPQWLVELMVNIEEATTHPLVVE